A region from the Corticium candelabrum chromosome 14, ooCorCand1.1, whole genome shotgun sequence genome encodes:
- the LOC134189934 gene encoding uncharacterized protein K02A2.6-like, with protein MKFFNDGWPSTVKTKALLDFVACQHQLSMCDGCILKHAEEPRIVVPKAIREPLLSELHKAHVGMERMKKLARRFIWWPGIDRDIESMAPNCENCAVHADRPPEVPLHPWELPECPWARIHIDFAGPFCKKMWFVVVNAFSKWPEVIQLPEGATSASQTITQLRRIFARFGIPKQIVSDNGPQFVSSEFRTFCKKQGIRHTLVPPYHPQSNGQAEYFVKTLKGAIKKGMESGKASLEEVVTDFLSVYRNTSHSTTNVSPARLLMNRDLRCQLDLLKPPQKSSVLTKTLKETVKKAQAKQKRGHDQTASERNAIRPYDMVLVRHTKMPKWRNARVVQVLGERYYTVQYTDMGVRQKVHMDYLRLHPRSNQLPTQQLVQGEPDLEPRDVAGSSNRDNKREDQFSSDTELESLDNDTEDELSAPEVATGVEQPRRSQRTTKAIPPTRYGEWTV; from the coding sequence ATGAAATTCTTCAATGACGGCTGGCCTTCAACAGTTAAGACCAAAGCTCTTTTGGATTTTGTTGCATGCCAGCATCAGTTGTCAATGTGTGACGGATGCATACTAAAACATGCAGAAGAGCCTAGAATAGTGGTTCCAAAGGCAATAAGGGAGCCGTTACTATCAGAATTGCACAAAGCACATGTTGGTATGGAGAGGATGAAGAAACTTGCACGAAGATTCATATGGTGGCCAGGTATTGATAGAGATATAGAGAGTATGGCCCCAAATTGTGAAAATTGTGCTGTGCATGCTGATAGACCACCAGAAGTACCCTTACATCCATGGGAGCTTCCTGAGTGCCCTTGGGCAAGAATTCACATTGATTTTGCCGGACCATTTTGCAaaaaaatgtggtttgttgtgGTCAATGCGTTCTCAAAATGGCCTGAGGTAATACAGCTACCTGAGGGAGCGACTTCAGCGAGCCAAACCATTACTCAACTTCGTCGCATCTTCGCAAGGTTTGGTATTCCAAAGCAAATCGTGTCAGATAATGGGCCCCAATTCGTGTCGTCAGAATTCAGAACTTTCTGTAAGAAACAGGGTATTCGTCATACCTTAGTACCTCCCTACCATCCCCAAAGCAACGGGCAAGCGGAATATTTTGTTAAAACACTGAAAGGGGCAATCAAGAAAGGCATGGAGAGCGGAAAGGCAAGTTTGGAAGAGGTAGTGACAGACTTTTTGTCAGTCTACAGAAATACCAGCCATAGCACTACAAATGTTTCTCCAGCAAGGCTCCTGATGAATAGGGATCTGCGGTGTCAGCTAGATTTACTAAAGCCGCCACAAAAGTCCTCAGTGTTGACCAAGACTTTGAAGGAAACGGTGAAAAAGGCTCAAGCAAAACAAAAGAGAGGTCACGACCAAACAGCGAGTGAGAGAAATGCAATTAGACCATATGATATGGTGTTGGTACGTCACACAAAGATGCCAAAGTGGAGAAACGCCAGAGTAGTACAAGTATTGGGGGAGAGgtattatacagtacagtatacagacaTGGGAGTAAGACAAAAGGTTCACATGGATTACTTGAGACTGCACCCACGGTCAAATCAACTACCAACCCAGCAGCTAGTACAAGGTGAACCAGATCTAGAGCCTAGAGACGTCGCAGGTAGCAGCAatagagacaacaaacgagaggATCAATTTAGCAGTGACACAGAGCTTGAGTCCTTAGACAATGATACTGAAGACGAGTTGAGTGCGCCTGAAGTTGCCACAGGAGTAGAGCAGCCAAGAAGGAGTCAGCGTACTACAAAGGCGATACCACCTACAAGATACGGAGAATGGACAGTGTAG
- the LOC134189933 gene encoding uncharacterized protein K02A2.6-like: MASKPVLGFKDFERLARSIGTFKEDASQDSCRCFKSWNTNLFKFYLEAVTDYNITKDTHRCLFLKCLDGGIRMRLENAVLPREITDFDVEQLIEKTQMFFQRKCNAIVERVKLHRRIQREEEAVQEYTKGLKRIATNCSFKAGEYEDRLRDIFVTGFNNDSILQKMYEKEDLLTQPLDKVILLAKTLEGARDSVMATREATTESQGKVCHLQGRKYVKRGKPYNKRHQAGRGFVCFQCGEEGHYQWECTKKTAKNQEKSLGFRRGRVAKPGDVIQRTKKVQQARNSQKVDLEGSSSQEDEESSYCIDSVTKNVYCAETVRDTLRKLEVKVRVDDCFLTFRVDTGVDVSLIDEIEWNKLGQPELSKEKEQLRNASGRIMRFKGMMTGQVRLCNNVAPIQFYVRQGKDSNLLEMDWVKMVGMATVCIDYLKATGNHGGVMLTESSEIAAPVEKLLQQFSELFTDELGCCSEIVGISVRPEADMKVSPFRQPPMHLRAQIEKELERNVKNGVLEPVNIALCAFPTVSIVKPNGDIRICGDFKPLNRVMVVDQYPIPIPTEMFSSLAGGKMFSKIDLKDAYNQLRVDEESQKWLVINTHKGLFKYRRLPFGISSVPAIFQRTIAKVLDGERGICIYMDDILISGKDEQEHLQNLSQVFQKLQQHGFRIRRDKCSCCQPSVQYLGHIIDSSGIRVSNERVKAIQLMKAPKD; encoded by the coding sequence ATGGCTTCGAAACCGGTTCTTGGATTCAAGGATTTTGAAAGACTTGCCAGGTCAATTGGTACGTTCAAGGAAGACGCGAGTCAGGATTCGTGTCGGTGTTTCAAGAGTTGGAATACCAATTTGTTCAAGTTCTACCTGGAAGCTGTTACAGATTACAATATCACCAAAGACACTCACAGATGTTTATTTCTGAAATGTCTAGATGGAGGTATACGTATGCGTCTGGAGAACGCGGTACTGCCAAGGGAAATCACAGACTTCGACGTCGAACAACTTATTGAGAAGACTCAGATGTTCTTCCAGCGTAAGTGCAATGCAATTGTAGAACGAGTGAAATTACATAGGCGAATTCAACGGGAAGAAGAGGCTGTACAGGAGTACACCAAAGGATTGAAACGAATCGCAACAAATTGTTCATTCAAGGCAGGAGAATACGAAGACAGATTGAGAGACATTTTTGTGACAGGGTTTAATAATGACTCTATTCTACAAAAGATGTATGAGAAAGAAGACTTACTGACGCAACCATTGGATAAAGTGATTCTCCTGGCTAAGACGTTGGAAGGAGCAAGAGATAGTGTTATGGCAACACGTGAGGCAACGACAGAATCGCAAGGGAAAGTTTGTCATCTACAAGGAAGAAAGTATGTGAAGAGAGGCAAACCTTACAATAAACGTCACCAGGCCGGACGagggtttgtctgttttcaatgCGGAGAAGAAGGACACTACCAATGGGAATGTACGAAGAAGACGGCGAAGAACCAAGAAAAATCATTGGGATTTAGGCGTGGCAGGGTTGCTAAACCAGGAGATGTAATTCAGAGAACAAAGAAGGTACAACAAGCTCGAAACTCCCAGAAGGTAGATTTAGAAGGAAGCTCGTCTCAGGAGGATGAAGAATCAAGTTATTGCATTGACTCTGTTACAAAGAATGTTTACTGTGCAGAAACTGTTCGTGATACATTAAGGAAACTTGAAGTGAAGGTACGAGTGGATGACTGTTTCTTAACTTTTAGAGTTGATACAGGAGTGGACGTTTCCTTGATCGATGAGATAGAGTGGAATAAATTGGGACAGCCCGAGTTAAGTAAAGAGAAAGAGCAGCTACGAAATGCTTCAGGTCGAATCATGAGATTTAAGGGCATGATGACAGGTCAGGTTAGACTTTGCAACAACGTTGCACCTATTCAATTCTACGTGAGACAAGGAAAAGACTCAAACCTGCTGGAAATGGATTGGGTGAAAATGGTTGGGATGGCGACAGTGTGCATTGACTATCTTAAAGCTACGGGAAACCATGGTGGTGTAATGTTGACAGAATCAAGTGAGATTGCAGCACCAGTGGAGAAACTATTACAGCAGTTCTCAGAATTATTTACAGATGAACTGGGTTGCTGCAGTGAGATTGTGGGCATCTCTGTGCGACCAGAGGCGGATATGAAGGTTTCTCCATTCCGGCAACCTCCTATGCATCTTCGGGCACAGATCGAGAAGGAATTGGAAAGGAACGTGAAAAACGGTGTATTAGAACCAGTTAACATCGCTCTATGTGCTTTTCCAACAGTGAGCATTGTTAAACCGAACGGTGATATTAGGATATGCGGTGATTTTAAACCCCTCAATCGGGTTATGGTAGTTGATCAATATCCAATCCCTATACCAACAGAAATGTTTAGTTCCCTAGCTGGGGGTAAAATGTTCTCCAAGATTGATCTGAAAGATGCTTACAACCAGTTACGGGTGGACGAGGAAAGTCAAAAGTGGCTGGTGATTAACACGCACAAAGGACTGTTCAAATATAGACGATTACCGTTTGGAATCAGTTCAGTGCCTGCCATTTTCCAGAGAACAATAGCCAAAGTCTTGGATGGTGAGAGAGGAATTTGCATCTATATGGATGATATTCTTATCTCAGGAAAAGATGAACAAGAACACTTGCAGAATTTGTCCCAAGTATTTCAAAAGTTACAGCAACATGGTTTCCGTATTAGAAGAGACAAATGCTCGTGCTGTCAACCATCTGTGCAATATTTGGGACATATAATTGACAGCTCAGGAATCAGAGTATCAAATGAAAGAGTTAAGGCAATACAATTGATGAAAGCACCTAAAGACTAG